The genomic region CTCCTTATAAAACAATCTCTTTTATTTTAACAAATGTAGAAAAACAATTTGATGGAACCTTTGCCCAAGGACTTATCAATGCTTTTGGTATTTATCCCGCTGGAACTAGAGTTCAACTCAACAACGGGCAGTTCGGAACAGTAGTTGCTTCAAATAGAGCAAATAAAATACGTCCATTAATAAAAATAGATCATGGAGACATTGTTGACTTGAGTGAAGAAAAGTCTTTAAGAATTACTAAAGTATTAGATTATATCTATATTGAGTGAGGGGATTTTTATGAAATTTTTACCTTTAAACAAAATAAAATCTGGGATGATTGTTGCTATGGATATAAAAGATTTTAATGGTAATATATTATTCAAAAAAGGAACAATTTTGAATGAAGCTAAAATAAATACAATTAAAATTAATGGTATTTTTAAAATACCTATTAATGAAGAAAAAGACGAAATAAAGTCTATAAGTGAATCTGCCCATGTTCATAGTTTTATAAGCAAAAAGCTTTTAGATGTGAGTTTTAAAAAAGTTAAAGATATTTTTGAAGAATTAATGAATACTGGAAAAGTTAATATTAGCAAAACAGAAGAAGTTGCAATAAATTTAACTCAAGAAATGCAAAAAAATTTTTCTGATAAATTATATGTTCCGCTAAAAAAATTAAAGACATATGATGAATACTTATACTCCCATTCATTAAATGTAATGATTCTCGGTTCTTTAATAGGGTTAGAAGAAGGTATTACAGGAGATGAGTTAACTGAGCTTGCCTTAAGCGGTTTATTACACGATATTGGAAAAGTTAAAATTCCTTTAGAAATTTTAAACGCTCCAAGAAAACTCTCTTTTGAAGAATTCGAATTAATTAAAAACCACGTATTATATGCAAAAGAACTTTTAGAAAATTCTGGTATAACAGATAAAAAAATAATTGACGGAGCTTTAGAACATCATGAAAGATATGATGGGAGTGGATATATATTTAAAAAGAAAGGAAAAGAAATTTCCTATTATGGAAGAATATTAGCTCTTGCTGATGTTTATGATGCTTTAACAAGCAAAAGAAGCTACAAAGATCCATGGCCTCCCTATAAAACATTATCCTATATACTCTCCCATGTAAATAAACATTTTGATCCTTTATTTACCCAGAATTTAGTAAATGCTCTTGGGCTTTTCCCACCAGGAATGAAAGTTATGCTTAACGATGGCTCAGAAGGAATTATCATAGCAACAAACAGATCAAATAAAATGAAACCTATTATAAAAATAAATGATGATATCGTCGATTTACTTGAAGAAAAAAGTTTAAGAATCACTAAAATCATTGATTATGAATATATAGAAGAATAAATTACTTAGAAAATTCTTTTAATTCAATTTCTAAATATTTTTGTGTATCTTTGAATAAAACTGTTTTATTATTTAATTTAATAATTATATTTTCACTAAACCTCGAAAATACTGATCTCAATTTTCGAGGGTTGATTTCTATCAAATATTTATGCTTAAATTTTAAGTTTATTTTCCATGTAATTGTTGTATTTTTATCCTTTGCTAGAATATAAGACTCTTTTCCTAATATTAAATATATCCTCGCATTTGATGGCAAAGATGTATATATCTTGTTTAATATCTTTTTTAATTCCTTTAAATTTATCTTCTGAAATTCCAAAACTTCCCTATCAAAATTTATTCTTATACCTATTGGATTCACAGAACTACATACATTAATATTAATCCCTTTTCCTTTAATTAATATAGATTCTTCATTTAAATATAATCCTACCTCTTTATCCGTTATTAAAGATAGAGATTTTATTATGTGTCTAATAGTAACATATGGAA from Marinitoga aeolica harbors:
- a CDS encoding HD-GYP domain-containing protein, with protein sequence MKFLPLNKIKSGMIVAMDIKDFNGNILFKKGTILNEAKINTIKINGIFKIPINEEKDEIKSISESAHVHSFISKKLLDVSFKKVKDIFEELMNTGKVNISKTEEVAINLTQEMQKNFSDKLYVPLKKLKTYDEYLYSHSLNVMILGSLIGLEEGITGDELTELALSGLLHDIGKVKIPLEILNAPRKLSFEEFELIKNHVLYAKELLENSGITDKKIIDGALEHHERYDGSGYIFKKKGKEISYYGRILALADVYDALTSKRSYKDPWPPYKTLSYILSHVNKHFDPLFTQNLVNALGLFPPGMKVMLNDGSEGIIIATNRSNKMKPIIKINDDIVDLLEEKSLRITKIIDYEYIEE